One region of Magnetococcus sp. PR-3 genomic DNA includes:
- the ribH gene encoding 6,7-dimethyl-8-ribityllumazine synthase: protein MGDIIELEGHLTVDGKKFCLLLSRFNSFITERLLEGSIDCILRHGGKKEDITVARVPGAFELPLAAQKAAKSGKYDGIICLGAVIRGSTPHFDYVSAEVTKGVASVGLEHEMPIGFGVLTTDTVEQAIDRAGTKVGNKGWEATISIIEMINLLDEM from the coding sequence ATGGGCGACATTATTGAACTGGAAGGTCATCTGACCGTTGATGGCAAGAAGTTCTGCCTGCTTCTGTCCCGTTTCAACAGCTTTATCACCGAGCGCCTGCTAGAGGGGTCCATTGACTGTATTTTACGTCACGGTGGTAAAAAAGAGGACATTACCGTAGCCCGCGTTCCTGGTGCTTTTGAGCTGCCCTTGGCCGCCCAAAAAGCAGCCAAAAGCGGTAAGTATGACGGTATCATCTGCTTAGGTGCTGTGATTCGTGGTTCAACCCCGCACTTTGATTATGTCTCTGCTGAAGTCACCAAAGGTGTGGCCTCTGTGGGCTTGGAGCATGAAATGCCCATCGGCTTTGGTGTGTTAACCACCGATACCGTGGAACAGGCCATTGACCGTGCGGGGACCAAGGTTGGAAACAAAGGTTGGGAAGCAACCATTTCCATCATTGAGATGATTAATCTGCTGGATGAGATGTAA
- the rpiB gene encoding ribose 5-phosphate isomerase B has translation MRVFFACDHGANTLKQQLMDHLAKRDGVEVVDLGCDGTESVDYPDYAAKLCKEVLASEGDRGVLLCGTGIGISMAANRYAGIRAALCHDAYTARLCREHNNANVLVLGGRTTGPATAEEMIDLWMDTDYEGGRHQRRLDKIESNAREV, from the coding sequence ATGCGTGTTTTCTTTGCCTGTGACCATGGCGCCAATACCTTGAAACAGCAACTGATGGATCATCTGGCCAAACGAGATGGTGTTGAAGTGGTGGATCTGGGTTGTGATGGTACCGAGTCAGTGGATTACCCTGACTATGCCGCCAAACTCTGCAAAGAGGTTTTGGCCAGTGAGGGTGACCGGGGGGTGCTGCTGTGTGGTACCGGTATCGGTATCTCCATGGCCGCCAACCGTTATGCTGGCATTCGTGCCGCTTTGTGTCACGACGCTTACACAGCGCGACTGTGCCGAGAACATAACAATGCCAATGTTCTGGTATTGGGTGGACGCACCACCGGCCCAGCCACCGCAGAAGAGATGATCGATCTGTGGATGGATACGGACTATGAAGGGGGACGTCATCAGCGTCGCCTGGATAAAATTGAATCCAACGCCCGTGAGGTTTAA
- a CDS encoding substrate-binding periplasmic protein, with product MIFPTPRLDKSIRLVCCLLLMLLFIPTTYADEKLKVVWLKWGAYGDPDRVDQGIIPDMVRTVFERAGYQVTFTFQPWPRVLLGVKSGKYDVVADLWDLPKYQQDFLFLDTLQIEKISLFVLKDSPLQSGAPQALNGLTIGGVMEGGYSDWWDQANHFKKLEVAQEIQMLRLLHAKRVDAIIGDPVVVNSLIQTEMPQLIGQLRELDPPASINRGAPAISRHHPQAQILKKRYHQAFKALRQEGLYEQMEIKHGLRLNCC from the coding sequence ATGATCTTCCCAACACCCCGGTTAGATAAATCTATACGACTGGTTTGTTGTCTCTTGCTCATGTTGCTCTTCATACCCACGACGTATGCGGATGAAAAGTTGAAAGTGGTGTGGTTAAAGTGGGGGGCTTATGGTGATCCAGATCGGGTGGATCAAGGGATTATTCCTGATATGGTCCGTACCGTTTTTGAAAGAGCAGGGTATCAGGTGACTTTTACCTTTCAACCCTGGCCCCGTGTATTGCTGGGGGTGAAGTCAGGTAAATATGATGTGGTGGCAGATCTATGGGATCTGCCCAAGTATCAACAGGACTTTCTGTTCCTGGACACCTTGCAGATTGAAAAAATCAGCCTCTTTGTTTTAAAAGATTCCCCCCTTCAATCCGGTGCCCCCCAAGCCTTAAATGGGTTAACCATTGGTGGGGTGATGGAGGGTGGATATAGCGATTGGTGGGATCAGGCCAACCATTTTAAAAAATTGGAAGTGGCTCAAGAGATACAGATGCTGCGTCTACTCCATGCCAAACGGGTGGATGCCATCATTGGTGATCCAGTGGTGGTGAACTCTTTAATCCAAACAGAGATGCCCCAATTGATCGGCCAGTTGCGTGAGCTGGATCCCCCCGCCTCCATTAATCGTGGCGCTCCGGCGATCTCTCGTCACCATCCTCAGGCACAGATCTTAAAAAAGCGTTATCACCAAGCGTTTAAAGCCCTGCGTCAAGAGGGGCTTTATGAGCAGATGGAAATAAAGCATGGTTTGCGGCTGAACTGTTGTTGA
- a CDS encoding riboflavin synthase codes for MTDTMFTGLIETVGQITTLEKGRGDWQLTVQSDLPMADVKLGDSIAVSGACLTVTQMSGHQFTVEVSQESVDKTTFDTMQVGQAVNLERALQMGGRLDGHLVQGHVDAVGWLESQQTRGRSIELWFRVPADIGRYIIPKGSIAIDGISLTVNQVVDGEDATRFSINVIPLTQQKTTLGGLSVGGRVNVETDLLGRYVERLLRRGANCAVKGGSGDITEAFLKERGFA; via the coding sequence GTGACGGACACCATGTTTACAGGACTCATTGAAACGGTCGGCCAAATTACCACCTTGGAAAAAGGGCGTGGAGACTGGCAACTGACCGTACAGAGTGATCTGCCGATGGCGGACGTTAAGTTGGGGGACTCCATTGCCGTCAGTGGGGCCTGTTTGACCGTTACCCAGATGTCAGGCCATCAGTTTACGGTTGAGGTCTCGCAAGAGTCGGTGGATAAAACCACGTTTGATACCATGCAGGTTGGACAAGCGGTTAACCTGGAACGGGCACTACAAATGGGTGGCCGTTTGGATGGTCACTTGGTTCAAGGGCATGTGGACGCTGTGGGTTGGTTGGAGTCCCAACAGACCCGCGGACGGTCCATTGAACTTTGGTTCCGTGTGCCCGCGGATATTGGGCGCTATATTATCCCCAAAGGATCCATTGCCATTGATGGTATTAGTTTAACCGTCAATCAGGTCGTGGATGGGGAAGATGCAACACGGTTTTCGATCAATGTGATCCCCCTTACACAGCAAAAGACCACCCTTGGTGGGCTTTCTGTGGGTGGACGGGTCAATGTGGAAACCGATTTACTGGGTCGCTATGTGGAGCGGCTGTTACGTCGTGGTGCCAACTGTGCAGTTAAGGGTGGTTCCGGCGACATCACAGAGGCGTTTTTAAAAGAACGCGGATTTGCTTAA
- a CDS encoding bifunctional 3,4-dihydroxy-2-butanone-4-phosphate synthase/GTP cyclohydrolase II yields MSDFDSIADILEDFRRGKMVILVDDENRENEGDLIVAAEFCNDEAVNFMTKYGRGLICLSLSQERVEKLQLPLMVVDNDAKFKTAFTVSIEAKTGVTTGISAQDRARTIEAAIDENSGPEDISRPGHVFPLVAKDGGVLVRAGHTEASVDLSRLSGLKPAAVICEILKDDGTMARVPDLIPMAKEMGIKLGTIADLIAYRRQTEQLVHRAVETRLPSAYGGEWKLVAYTNDVDEHQHVALVQGNVDDGEPVLVRVHSECLTGDMFGSLRCDCGPQLQAAMEQIGREERGVIVYLRQEGRGIGLINKMHAYNLQDEGRDTVEANEALGFSADLRDYGIGAQILKDLGVTHMKLMTNNPKKIVGLTGYGLDVVDRVPLEIEHGTTNEHYLKAKKHKMGHLLRQFPETNES; encoded by the coding sequence ATGTCAGATTTCGATTCCATTGCGGACATTCTGGAAGATTTTCGCCGGGGCAAGATGGTTATCCTGGTGGATGATGAAAACCGCGAAAACGAAGGCGACCTGATTGTTGCAGCCGAGTTTTGCAACGATGAGGCGGTTAACTTTATGACCAAATATGGTCGGGGGTTGATCTGTCTTTCTCTCTCTCAAGAGCGGGTGGAGAAGTTGCAACTGCCACTGATGGTGGTAGACAACGATGCCAAATTTAAAACCGCCTTTACCGTCTCCATTGAGGCAAAAACCGGGGTAACCACGGGTATATCTGCACAAGACCGGGCCCGCACCATTGAGGCCGCTATTGATGAAAACAGTGGCCCAGAGGATATCTCTCGCCCTGGTCATGTTTTCCCCTTGGTGGCCAAAGATGGGGGTGTCTTGGTACGTGCGGGTCACACCGAGGCTTCGGTCGATCTCTCCCGTCTCAGCGGTTTAAAACCCGCAGCGGTGATTTGTGAGATTCTTAAAGATGATGGAACCATGGCCCGTGTGCCTGATCTGATCCCCATGGCCAAAGAGATGGGCATCAAGCTTGGTACCATTGCTGATCTGATCGCCTATCGTCGCCAAACCGAACAGTTGGTACACCGGGCGGTAGAGACCCGTCTACCCAGCGCTTATGGTGGTGAGTGGAAGTTGGTTGCCTATACCAATGATGTGGATGAACACCAGCATGTGGCCCTGGTTCAAGGGAATGTGGATGATGGTGAACCTGTTTTGGTTCGGGTCCATTCCGAATGCCTAACCGGTGATATGTTTGGTTCCCTACGGTGTGATTGTGGGCCACAGCTACAAGCGGCTATGGAACAGATTGGTCGTGAAGAGCGCGGTGTCATTGTCTACCTGCGGCAAGAGGGACGTGGCATTGGTTTGATTAATAAAATGCACGCCTATAACCTTCAAGATGAAGGTCGAGATACGGTAGAGGCCAATGAAGCGTTGGGTTTCTCTGCAGATCTGCGAGACTATGGTATTGGTGCTCAGATTTTGAAAGATCTGGGTGTTACCCATATGAAATTGATGACCAACAATCCCAAAAAGATTGTCGGTCTGACCGGTTATGGTCTGGATGTGGTGGATCGGGTGCCGTTGGAAATTGAACATGGCACCACCAACGAACACTACTTGAAGGCCAAAAAGCACAAGATGGGGCATCTGCTACGGCAGTTCCCTGAAACCAACGAATCATAA
- the ribD gene encoding bifunctional diaminohydroxyphosphoribosylaminopyrimidine deaminase/5-amino-6-(5-phosphoribosylamino)uracil reductase RibD has product MAKPDAGKDRAYMDQALRLAARGLGRTRPNPTVGCVIVKDDRVIGKGWHRKAGGPHAEVEALHMAGEAARGATAYVTLEPCSHHGRTPPCCDGLIKAGIRRVVAAMEDPNPQVSGRGFQRMKQAGISVKIGVREDEAQSLIRPFITRMLHNRPMVTLKSAASLDGKTATRERHSQWITGAAARKRGHRLRDTHDVILTGVQTVIDDNPRLTCRLEGGRDPIRVVVDSTLKLSERAGVINPDSTAPLWVATTARASETKQKLFQLLPGVELILCSANENGRVDLKDLMSQLADRDVTSILAEAGGILSGSLLDKKLVDRVALFMAPMLIGGREASGILDGLGAAKLSEAPRLNNVTLSPLDGDLLIEGCVVYGPNDE; this is encoded by the coding sequence ATGGCCAAACCCGATGCTGGTAAAGACCGCGCCTATATGGACCAGGCCTTGCGACTTGCAGCCCGAGGTCTCGGCCGCACCCGCCCCAACCCCACTGTAGGGTGCGTCATTGTTAAAGATGACCGGGTTATTGGCAAAGGGTGGCACCGTAAAGCGGGTGGTCCCCACGCTGAAGTGGAAGCCTTACACATGGCGGGTGAAGCCGCACGGGGCGCAACGGCCTATGTTACCCTAGAGCCCTGTAGCCACCATGGTCGTACACCGCCGTGCTGTGATGGGTTAATTAAGGCGGGTATTCGCCGTGTGGTTGCGGCGATGGAAGATCCCAACCCCCAAGTCTCCGGACGGGGGTTCCAACGGATGAAACAGGCGGGTATTTCCGTAAAGATTGGGGTCCGTGAGGATGAAGCACAATCCCTGATCCGACCCTTTATCACCCGTATGTTGCACAACCGACCGATGGTCACCCTGAAGTCAGCAGCCTCTTTAGATGGCAAAACGGCCACACGGGAACGGCATAGTCAGTGGATTACCGGTGCTGCCGCACGAAAAAGAGGGCATCGTTTAAGAGATACCCACGATGTCATTTTAACCGGGGTACAGACCGTTATTGATGATAATCCCCGCCTAACCTGCCGATTAGAAGGCGGACGGGACCCCATCCGTGTGGTGGTGGATAGCACATTAAAACTGTCGGAGCGTGCTGGGGTGATCAACCCAGACTCGACGGCCCCCCTTTGGGTTGCCACCACAGCGCGTGCGTCGGAGACCAAACAGAAGCTGTTTCAGCTACTACCAGGGGTCGAGCTTATTCTCTGTTCAGCCAATGAAAATGGCCGGGTGGATTTAAAAGATTTAATGTCACAACTGGCCGACCGTGATGTAACCAGCATTTTGGCGGAGGCAGGTGGCATACTTTCCGGCTCGTTGCTGGATAAAAAACTGGTCGATCGTGTGGCGCTGTTTATGGCACCGATGTTGATCGGAGGTCGTGAGGCTTCTGGTATTCTGGACGGGTTGGGTGCGGCCAAACTTTCTGAGGCACCCAGGCTGAATAATGTTACGCTTAGCCCACTGGATGGTGATCTTTTAATTGAAGGGTGCGTGGTCTACGGACCCAATGATGAGTAA
- the nusB gene encoding transcription antitermination factor NusB, with translation MARKSGKSRNTIRRGGRTKSREIALQVLYGCEIAGDPIEPAMMNMLKDPHSEGMDKEYFSILTRGVAEERQGLDSWIGRAGAGWSMDRLSVVDRNVLRLGIYELLKQPDVPHRVIMNEAIELSKRFGGEESSRFTNGVMDKIASLMRDEGAVPMRVWGQQESK, from the coding sequence ATGGCACGCAAATCGGGCAAATCCCGCAATACCATCCGTCGTGGTGGTCGTACCAAGTCTCGTGAGATCGCGCTACAGGTTCTGTATGGCTGCGAAATCGCGGGGGATCCTATTGAACCAGCTATGATGAATATGCTGAAAGATCCCCATTCCGAAGGGATGGATAAGGAGTATTTCAGCATTCTCACCCGTGGGGTAGCGGAGGAGCGTCAGGGGTTGGATAGCTGGATCGGCCGGGCTGGTGCAGGCTGGTCGATGGATCGTTTATCGGTTGTGGACCGCAATGTATTGCGCTTAGGCATTTATGAACTGCTTAAACAGCCCGATGTACCCCATCGGGTCATCATGAACGAAGCCATTGAACTTTCTAAACGTTTTGGTGGGGAAGAGTCCAGCCGTTTTACCAACGGTGTTATGGATAAAATCGCCAGTTTGATGCGGGATGAGGGGGCCGTACCGATGCGGGTATGGGGCCAACAGGAGTCGAAATAA
- the thiL gene encoding thiamine-phosphate kinase, which produces MVEKSVANLGEFGVIHDIFAPIQPKNGEGVQLGIGDDAAALSVPRTQDLLATTDTMVEGIHFNSDADPYLLGQKALAVNLSDIAAMGGMPRWFLLSLAVPNRTSQSWMEEFARGVKAASENHQVALVGGDTVRSNAKIVITVQLLGLIGQQRAVARSGAQVGDKLFLSGTLGDSAFGLAHMLGKLPVGSADDVSFLSRRHDLPEPRITLGMAIQDAALAHACIDLSDGLVADLNHICEASKVSAVVDVEKLPFSDSAKRVMDQHGSSALELALTGGEDYELLFAFAPGAAEEVAKIADQVGVSLVEIGEITKAEGKPTVTIQQQGQAMNLAQSGWTHF; this is translated from the coding sequence ATGGTGGAAAAAAGCGTTGCCAACCTCGGTGAGTTTGGTGTGATCCACGATATCTTTGCCCCGATCCAGCCAAAAAATGGTGAAGGGGTACAGTTGGGTATTGGTGACGATGCCGCTGCATTATCGGTACCCCGCACCCAAGATCTATTGGCCACAACAGATACCATGGTAGAGGGCATCCATTTTAACAGCGATGCCGACCCTTACCTGCTGGGTCAAAAAGCGTTGGCGGTTAATCTATCCGACATTGCGGCCATGGGGGGTATGCCCCGTTGGTTTTTGCTCTCTTTGGCGGTACCTAACCGTACCTCACAAAGCTGGATGGAAGAGTTTGCCCGTGGGGTGAAAGCTGCGTCTGAAAACCACCAGGTGGCTTTGGTTGGGGGGGATACGGTTCGCTCCAATGCCAAGATTGTTATTACGGTACAGCTGCTGGGTTTAATTGGTCAGCAACGTGCTGTGGCACGGTCAGGTGCCCAGGTTGGGGATAAGCTCTTTCTATCAGGCACCTTGGGTGACTCCGCGTTTGGTTTGGCCCATATGCTGGGTAAGTTACCTGTGGGATCTGCCGATGATGTGAGCTTTTTAAGCCGTCGTCATGATCTGCCTGAACCCCGTATTACACTGGGGATGGCGATTCAGGATGCCGCACTTGCCCATGCTTGTATTGATCTATCCGACGGCCTGGTTGCAGACCTCAACCACATCTGCGAAGCCTCCAAGGTTAGTGCGGTGGTGGATGTAGAGAAACTCCCGTTCTCTGACTCTGCAAAGCGAGTCATGGATCAGCATGGATCGTCCGCCCTGGAGCTGGCCTTAACCGGTGGTGAAGATTACGAGCTGCTCTTTGCTTTTGCACCAGGGGCTGCAGAAGAGGTGGCTAAAATTGCGGATCAAGTGGGGGTTTCGCTGGTTGAGATTGGTGAAATTACCAAAGCAGAAGGCAAACCCACGGTCACCATTCAGCAGCAAGGCCAAGCCATGAATTTGGCTCAGAGTGGCTGGACACACTTTTAA
- the glyA gene encoding serine hydroxymethyltransferase, which translates to MNTADLNSFDPEVQAAIDEELGRQRNQIELIASENIVSPAVMSAQGSVMTNKYAEGYPAKRYYGGCEFVDKAEVLAIERAKKLFGCEYANVQPHSGSQANMAAYMAIAPAGSTILGMSLAHGGHLTHGAKVNFSGQVYNAVQYGLNGESERIDFDQVRELAKEHKPAIIVAGASAYSRIIDFTKFREICDEVGAKLVVDMAHFAGLVATGEHPSPFPHADIVTTTTHKTLRGPRGGMILTNDADLAKKINSKIFPGIQGGPLMHVIAAKAVAFKEALSPDFKSYTQQVRKNAVALAEELVEGGLRIVSGGTDNHLMLVDLTSRDITGKDTEHALERAGLTCNKNAIPNDPRSPFITSGIRLGTPAATTRGFDEEAFRAIGRMIVRVVDAVDATGGTGDAAIEADVLKQVDTLCQKFPLYDNL; encoded by the coding sequence ATGAATACCGCCGACCTGAATAGCTTTGACCCCGAGGTACAAGCCGCGATTGATGAGGAGTTGGGGCGTCAGCGCAATCAGATCGAACTGATCGCTTCAGAAAATATTGTCAGCCCTGCTGTGATGTCTGCTCAAGGCAGCGTTATGACCAACAAGTATGCTGAAGGCTACCCAGCCAAGCGTTACTATGGGGGTTGTGAGTTTGTTGATAAGGCTGAGGTACTGGCTATTGAGCGGGCCAAGAAGCTGTTTGGTTGTGAATATGCCAACGTACAGCCCCACTCTGGCTCCCAAGCGAATATGGCAGCCTATATGGCCATTGCGCCTGCAGGCTCTACCATTTTGGGCATGTCCCTGGCCCATGGTGGTCACCTGACCCACGGTGCCAAAGTCAATTTTTCCGGTCAGGTCTACAATGCCGTTCAGTATGGTCTAAATGGTGAGTCGGAGCGGATCGATTTTGATCAGGTTCGCGAACTGGCCAAGGAGCACAAACCCGCCATTATTGTGGCTGGTGCTTCTGCTTATAGTCGTATCATTGATTTCACCAAATTCCGTGAAATCTGTGACGAAGTAGGTGCCAAACTGGTGGTAGATATGGCCCACTTTGCAGGTTTGGTGGCGACAGGTGAGCACCCCAGCCCCTTCCCCCATGCTGATATTGTCACCACCACCACCCACAAGACCTTACGCGGTCCCCGTGGTGGTATGATCCTGACCAACGATGCTGACTTGGCCAAAAAGATCAACTCCAAGATCTTCCCTGGTATCCAGGGTGGTCCTTTGATGCACGTTATTGCCGCCAAAGCGGTTGCCTTTAAAGAGGCCCTCTCCCCAGACTTTAAGAGCTACACCCAACAGGTGCGTAAAAATGCGGTGGCTCTGGCTGAGGAACTGGTTGAGGGCGGTTTGCGTATCGTCTCGGGTGGGACCGATAATCACCTGATGTTGGTTGACCTTACCAGCCGTGATATTACCGGTAAAGATACAGAGCATGCGTTGGAGCGTGCAGGTTTAACCTGTAATAAAAACGCCATCCCCAACGATCCTCGCTCCCCCTTTATCACCTCTGGTATTCGTTTGGGGACGCCAGCGGCCACCACCCGCGGTTTTGATGAAGAGGCTTTCCGGGCCATTGGCCGTATGATTGTACGTGTGGTCGATGCCGTGGATGCAACCGGTGGTACAGGGGATGCTGCTATTGAAGCAGATGTGCTCAAACAGGTGGATACTCTGTGTCAAAAATTCCCTCTGTACGACAATCTGTAA